A portion of the Paenibacillus hamazuiensis genome contains these proteins:
- a CDS encoding glycoside hydrolase family 9 protein yields MNDYLPMEPRIIRISAVGNNILAIQVEEGWIEGGVQIPYEPQEGETLCPDVQNPHLIWIDKNGEHIGVLVKDKANGDQRFVFETLHGNKLSEKADLSASYHVNGQNPHMVWRKSKPSNMEDPAGGVTLEHMIYLILDEEFHISTKYRLQFEKGLFDLDEYEFVHDPMNHRSEAVHVTQLGFRPNDPSKKAYLSQWMGLGGGVQYNGYKTFHILDDATGEALYTGQIQMQNDGMPVPINNSGIDSERKKSEPRVKYDEITIHSAVYEMDFSDFTKEGCFRIYVPALGCSFPFHIDESTTWLRGFKLSMKGMYHQRSGIVTGEPYTSFSRPRCYHPDDGRVIYHSDCSLFESGNGLNCYGTDVDNFGNLMRKSTDIVVENAWGGYFDACDWDRRIQHLHATQMHLELYLMFPDFFRNLDLNIPESGNGIPDIINEGLYNIDHYRRMQTAEGGIRGGIEAEEHPILGQGGWQDSWPAFAYAPDFWSSHWYVSAAARASYALRKIQPELAEVYRESAQRAMDWAEDQYVSLLEKEGHKWTQRAHHKARETRELAAVDMFRLTGDVKYDVLYQELRQEHSYEASFVYATLPQGHGDSHIRQKCIHSILMAAERALQFAAKAPFRLATSDPEHTRIGPWASFYTVPNNVELMRAHYLTGDSRYLAGAIDASQFACGANPTNLCYTTGVGPKCPVNVLHHDSRLTGQSVPVGITVCGPHNMNFSDRAGFIPFLRADCFWPGIYSWPASESYFDVYRLPSQTEYTVQGNIGPNAYNWGYLAAAKA; encoded by the coding sequence ATGAATGATTACTTACCGATGGAACCACGTATTATCAGAATCAGTGCTGTAGGAAACAACATTCTGGCCATTCAGGTTGAAGAGGGGTGGATTGAAGGAGGCGTACAAATTCCATATGAGCCCCAGGAGGGGGAGACGCTTTGCCCCGATGTTCAAAATCCACACTTGATATGGATTGATAAGAACGGTGAGCATATTGGCGTATTAGTAAAAGATAAAGCAAATGGCGATCAACGATTTGTATTTGAAACACTTCACGGGAATAAATTAAGCGAGAAAGCAGATTTGTCTGCAAGTTATCATGTCAATGGTCAAAACCCACACATGGTTTGGCGTAAATCAAAACCTTCTAATATGGAAGATCCCGCCGGTGGCGTTACGTTGGAACATATGATTTATCTCATATTGGATGAAGAATTTCATATTAGTACAAAATATCGTCTTCAATTCGAAAAAGGATTATTTGACCTTGATGAATATGAATTTGTGCACGACCCAATGAATCATCGTTCTGAAGCTGTGCATGTAACGCAGTTGGGTTTCCGGCCGAATGATCCTTCAAAAAAAGCATATCTCTCCCAATGGATGGGCTTGGGCGGCGGAGTGCAATATAACGGATACAAGACATTCCATATACTGGATGATGCGACCGGCGAAGCGTTGTATACAGGTCAAATTCAAATGCAAAATGATGGCATGCCTGTTCCGATAAATAATAGTGGTATTGACTCAGAAAGAAAGAAAAGCGAACCTCGTGTAAAGTATGATGAAATTACAATCCATTCCGCAGTATATGAAATGGACTTCTCTGATTTTACTAAAGAAGGATGCTTCCGCATTTATGTTCCGGCTCTTGGCTGCAGTTTCCCTTTTCACATAGATGAAAGCACCACCTGGCTCCGCGGATTTAAGCTTTCTATGAAAGGTATGTACCATCAACGAAGCGGTATCGTTACTGGCGAACCGTATACTTCTTTCTCAAGGCCGCGTTGTTATCACCCTGACGATGGTCGTGTGATTTATCATTCTGATTGTTCTTTGTTCGAAAGCGGTAATGGTTTGAACTGCTATGGGACTGATGTCGACAATTTCGGGAACCTGATGCGGAAAAGCACAGATATTGTCGTTGAGAATGCATGGGGCGGATATTTTGATGCATGCGACTGGGATCGGCGTATTCAGCATCTGCATGCCACGCAGATGCACCTTGAATTATATCTCATGTTCCCTGATTTCTTCAGGAATCTTGATTTGAACATTCCTGAATCCGGCAATGGCATTCCGGACATTATCAATGAAGGATTGTATAACATTGATCATTATCGCCGTATGCAAACTGCCGAAGGCGGTATTCGTGGCGGCATTGAGGCGGAAGAACATCCTATTCTGGGCCAAGGCGGATGGCAAGATTCCTGGCCGGCTTTTGCATATGCTCCTGATTTCTGGAGCAGCCACTGGTATGTCTCTGCAGCTGCACGTGCTTCTTATGCATTACGTAAGATACAGCCTGAACTGGCTGAGGTATACCGCGAAAGCGCACAGCGTGCTATGGACTGGGCCGAGGATCAATATGTGTCATTATTGGAAAAAGAGGGTCACAAATGGACTCAGCGTGCCCATCATAAAGCGCGAGAAACACGTGAACTGGCAGCGGTGGATATGTTCCGCCTTACCGGTGATGTCAAATATGATGTTTTGTACCAAGAGCTTCGCCAAGAACACAGCTATGAAGCTTCGTTTGTATATGCGACTCTTCCACAGGGGCATGGCGACTCTCATATTAGGCAGAAGTGCATTCATAGTATACTGATGGCGGCAGAACGTGCTTTGCAATTTGCTGCAAAAGCGCCTTTTCGATTGGCAACCTCAGATCCCGAACACACACGCATTGGTCCGTGGGCATCTTTCTATACGGTTCCAAACAATGTTGAATTGATGCGTGCGCATTATCTGACCGGTGATAGCCGGTATTTGGCAGGAGCAATTGATGCAAGCCAATTCGCTTGTGGTGCCAATCCCACCAATCTATGCTACACAACCGGAGTCGGACCAAAATGTCCAGTCAATGTGCTGCATCACGACAGTCGATTGACCGGGCAATCTGTTCCTGTAGGAATTACAGTATGTGGTCCTCATAATATGAACTTCAGTGATCGTGCTGGTTTTATTCCGTTTTTGCGAGCAGATTGTTTCTGGCCTGGCATCTATTCCTGGCCGGCATCCGAGAGTTACTTTGATGTATATCGATTACCTAGTCAAACAGAATATACTGTACAAGGCAACATTGGACCGAATGCATATAATTGGGGCTACTTGGCAGCAGCCAAAGCGTAA
- a CDS encoding cache domain-containing sensor histidine kinase, producing MRLHSDRAFRFFSDLKLRHKLILAFFILIVLPLGGFFYLSSEQIYKQFLNRTSFSVERNFDQSFSFLSYKFQNIRYVSDILMSEKMLTDLLTSEKHTEDFFTQYKDFLDLRPFLSSFEDQRDIQSIKLFVDERLFFSKENVNLFSMQEARQTYWFKRLMDSGKGILWAPGSYFTDSEVNGEHFLAVLRPFRDPKDYSKLRGVIRLDIPEDAVIDILVNAAPIRNSLTYIQNSNGEIIASANHTLQLEYKIGKDEVISSAKRGPHFVKLANSSHQVFLQSRMIPGTDWYMVTAVPLKEIASESRAMLQNSLILLIVIALIAFLLSVLISNYMTSRLTQIMRKIRNVQEGNIAALSLPSSKDEFGELIENYNYMVGKIGLLLEDQFRSGQEIKSAELKALQAQINPHFLYNTLDMLNWMARKGMNDEIEQVITSLSKFYKLSLSKGDTIISVRDELLHVSSYMHIQSTRYANKILFDIQVTEEIMDYGILKITLQPIVENAIIHGILCKEEESGTIRITGDLDKGDIVITVSDDGAGIPPEILSKLFTNDLNNRTRGSGYGLRNINERIHLVYGSVYGLTFDSKLGMGTAVTVRIPARKLRKEG from the coding sequence ATGAGGCTGCATTCGGACCGTGCGTTCAGATTTTTCTCCGATCTTAAGCTTAGACATAAGCTGATCCTTGCCTTCTTCATTTTAATTGTCCTTCCGCTTGGCGGCTTTTTCTATCTATCTTCCGAGCAGATTTACAAACAATTCTTAAATCGGACCTCATTCTCGGTCGAACGGAATTTTGACCAGTCCTTCTCTTTTTTATCCTATAAATTTCAGAATATCCGCTATGTGAGTGATATCCTTATGTCTGAAAAGATGCTTACCGATTTACTGACATCAGAGAAGCATACCGAAGATTTCTTTACTCAGTACAAAGATTTTCTGGATTTACGGCCGTTCTTATCCTCTTTTGAGGACCAGCGGGATATCCAAAGCATCAAATTATTTGTTGACGAGCGATTGTTTTTCTCCAAAGAGAATGTCAACCTGTTTAGTATGCAGGAAGCACGTCAGACATATTGGTTTAAGCGCTTGATGGACAGCGGCAAAGGGATTCTATGGGCTCCCGGCTCTTACTTCACCGATTCGGAAGTGAACGGAGAACATTTCCTTGCGGTTCTCCGGCCCTTTCGCGACCCTAAGGATTATTCGAAATTGCGTGGCGTCATCCGATTGGACATCCCGGAAGACGCGGTCATTGATATTCTTGTCAACGCGGCCCCCATTCGGAACAGCCTGACATATATCCAAAATTCCAACGGAGAAATTATCGCCAGTGCGAATCATACGCTTCAACTGGAATATAAGATCGGTAAGGATGAGGTGATTAGCTCTGCGAAGAGAGGCCCTCACTTTGTCAAACTGGCTAATTCATCCCATCAAGTATTTCTCCAAAGCAGAATGATACCCGGGACGGATTGGTATATGGTTACGGCAGTTCCGCTAAAAGAGATTGCTTCCGAGAGCAGAGCCATGCTGCAAAACTCGCTAATCCTGCTCATCGTGATCGCCTTGATTGCTTTTCTTCTATCCGTTCTGATTTCCAATTATATGACTTCGCGTTTAACCCAGATCATGCGTAAAATCCGTAACGTGCAAGAAGGCAACATAGCAGCACTCTCCTTGCCGTCTTCCAAGGACGAATTCGGTGAGTTGATCGAGAATTACAATTATATGGTCGGCAAAATCGGTCTATTGTTGGAGGATCAATTCCGGTCCGGACAAGAAATCAAGAGTGCGGAGTTAAAGGCGCTGCAAGCGCAAATTAACCCCCACTTCCTATACAACACACTGGATATGTTGAATTGGATGGCTCGTAAAGGAATGAATGATGAGATTGAACAGGTGATAACCTCTCTCTCCAAATTCTATAAGCTCAGCCTAAGCAAAGGAGATACGATCATCTCCGTCCGTGACGAGCTTCTCCACGTCAGCAGTTACATGCATATACAAAGTACCCGTTATGCGAATAAAATCCTGTTTGACATTCAAGTGACTGAAGAGATTATGGACTATGGAATTTTGAAAATAACTCTTCAACCAATCGTCGAGAATGCGATTATCCATGGCATACTGTGCAAAGAAGAGGAATCGGGAACGATTCGGATTACTGGCGATTTGGACAAAGGAGACATCGTGATTACCGTTTCTGATGACGGTGCAGGGATTCCTCCTGAAATTCTATCGAAACTGTTCACGAATGATCTTAACAATCGAACCAGAGGGAGCGGATACGGACTGCGAAACATTAATGAACGGATCCATCTGGTTTATGGTTCGGTTTACGGCCTTACTTTTGATAGCAAACTTGGTATGGGGACTGCCGTAACGGTCCGTATACCCGCTAGGAAATTGAGAAAAGAAGGATAG
- a CDS encoding response regulator, protein MLKIIIADDDPFTLEGVAGAITWNEFGIVTVFQASNGSKALDIARRERPQLLLTDVRMPKMDGIELATAYRELEPNCQIIFMSGFSDKQYLKSAIKLRAVSYVEKPLELSELQEALRLAVSQIRSTGLKSTAEMNMLSAAVPLISSELALAITKPLFDKERIRELTLLAGYTFSSKMRLQTLLIKVRKKNMLKRKPLELTAEYIYGWVSSLLTESSTTGIAALKDESHIIIHLYVTSGNLDDLQDATDRFASNLLDTLPDKESVFVAIGKPVIGLALAEESYRTAVIALQHMYFNGYSVYGYNENQSPAYSFDSRLVDLFREHLSKQEIAQALRLISSLTFDIKQHKNTMVNHVKDIYFQLLMSLIRVSADQNIRLFDDVDSSGFLWNLINDFDTLSELRNFLVMKVERYAALIMEKSPYSGVVNSILQFVHDHYSDIDLSIGQISAKTMLTTSYLCNRFKQETGQTINQYITEYRIDRAKELLRDPTRKVADISISVGYINGDYFAKCFRKIAGCTPSEYREGLRR, encoded by the coding sequence GTGCTTAAGATTATAATCGCGGACGATGATCCATTTACGCTAGAGGGGGTTGCAGGGGCAATTACCTGGAACGAATTCGGAATCGTGACCGTGTTTCAGGCCAGCAATGGGAGCAAAGCACTCGATATCGCACGCCGGGAGCGCCCGCAGTTGTTGCTAACCGACGTGCGAATGCCTAAAATGGATGGGATAGAGCTTGCGACCGCTTATCGGGAGCTGGAGCCGAATTGTCAGATTATCTTTATGAGCGGCTTCTCTGACAAGCAATATCTGAAATCGGCCATTAAGCTTAGAGCCGTATCCTATGTCGAGAAACCCTTAGAATTAAGCGAATTGCAGGAGGCCCTTCGGCTCGCGGTTTCGCAGATTCGATCGACAGGATTGAAGTCCACAGCAGAAATGAATATGCTCTCCGCCGCAGTGCCGCTCATTTCAAGCGAACTCGCATTAGCGATTACGAAACCGCTATTCGATAAAGAGCGGATTAGAGAGTTAACGCTGCTAGCCGGATATACATTTTCTTCCAAGATGCGTCTGCAGACACTGCTTATTAAGGTCCGTAAGAAGAACATGTTGAAGCGGAAACCGCTGGAATTGACAGCGGAGTACATCTATGGCTGGGTTTCTAGTTTATTGACGGAATCCAGTACGACAGGCATTGCTGCCCTGAAGGACGAGTCTCATATCATCATCCACCTGTATGTCACATCCGGCAATCTGGACGACCTACAGGATGCTACCGATCGGTTCGCCTCGAATTTATTGGATACACTACCGGACAAGGAAAGTGTTTTTGTCGCAATAGGCAAGCCGGTCATTGGATTGGCCTTAGCCGAAGAATCTTACCGCACAGCCGTTATTGCCTTGCAGCATATGTACTTTAACGGTTATTCCGTATACGGTTATAATGAGAATCAAAGTCCCGCGTATTCATTCGATTCTCGTTTAGTGGATTTGTTTAGAGAGCATCTGTCCAAACAAGAAATTGCTCAAGCGCTTCGGCTCATCTCCAGCCTTACATTCGATATCAAGCAGCATAAGAACACGATGGTCAATCATGTTAAAGATATCTATTTTCAACTTCTAATGTCACTAATTCGAGTGTCTGCGGATCAGAACATCCGCTTATTCGACGATGTCGATAGCTCCGGCTTCTTGTGGAACTTGATAAACGATTTCGACACCTTAAGCGAGCTGAGAAATTTCCTCGTCATGAAGGTGGAACGTTATGCGGCTCTGATCATGGAAAAGTCTCCTTATAGCGGCGTTGTTAACAGTATCCTTCAATTCGTGCACGACCATTACTCGGATATCGATCTGTCCATTGGTCAAATCAGCGCCAAGACAATGCTAACAACCTCGTATCTGTGCAACCGCTTCAAGCAGGAAACGGGTCAAACGATTAATCAATATATTACGGAGTACCGTATCGATAGAGCCAAAGAGCTTTTGCGCGATCCTACACGCAAAGTCGCCGATATTTCGATAAGCGTGGGGTATATCAACGGTGACTACTTCGCGAAGTGCTTTCGTAAGATCGCCGGATGCACGCCATCCGAGTACAGGGAGGGACTCCGACGATGA